CAGCGCCAGCAAGGTATGGTTGGGCGCAAGGGGCATCAGCACCGCCCCCGCCAGCGAGATGCAGATAATGGGATGAATGCCCAGCAACGCCAGTGTCACGGTGGCCAGATAGGTGACGCTGGCTTCCAGGGCGCCGAAGTGCGTCAGCGGCAGGCTGCCGCCCAGGGTGGAAAACAGGCTTTCCAGGCCATAGCCAAGCACCCCGGCGGCCAGAAACAGCGCCAGCTCGTTGCCCATTTGCGGCAACCGGCCACTCACCAGTCCGCCCACCGCCGCCAGCGGCCGTTGCCGCTTCAGGGTGAGCATGATCAGGGTCAGCGCCGGCGCCATCAGGGTGATCACCGCCAGAATGGACAGCTGTGGTTGCCATTCGTGCAACGCCAGCACCGCCGCCGCCAGCAGGCCCGGCAGCAACAGACCGCCGGCATGGAGCGGATAGCCGGTAAACTCACTGACCGGGGCATTGGCGCCACCGGGCCGGCTGAGTTGCCAGCCGGTCAGCAGCAGACTGCACAGCGCCAGCGGCATGCTCACCAGCCACAGGATGCTCAGCCGGGCCTCGGGGGCCACGCTCAGGGACACCGCCATGGCGGCAAAAAACGGCGACCAGAAGGCGGCGGCGGTAAAGCTTCTAATCAGTGCCAGCGCCTGCTCCCGGGTCACGCTGCCGCGCCGGGCCAGGCGATCTCCGATAATAAATACCGACGACAGGTTGATCACAGAGCCAAACAGATGCACCGCCGCCAGAGTGGACGCCAGCGCCCGGCGGCCTTTGGGCACGCGCTCGTCGGCTTCGGTCGGCCGGCTCACCAGGCTTAAAAAGCTCACCGCCACCAGCATGGAGAGCAGGCCGCTGTTGCCCGCCAGCAGTCGCTGTGGATCCACCTCGGCCCCCTGCCCCGCACTCCAGGCCAGACAGCCGCCGCCCACCAGCAACAACACCAGCGCCTGGGTGCGGTTGCGTTTGGCCAGCCCCGGCCACAGCAGCGCTGCCGCGCACCAGTAGGCCAGCCCCGCCCAGTGGGTTGCCAGCGGCAGGCCCAGCAGACCGGCGGCGATCAGCACCATGGCCGCCAGAATAAGGCCTCCGGCCAGTTGCCGGCGCAAGGCAAGGGGAAACAGCGAATACAGGGTGGCGAGCAAGGCGGGCTCCGGGATAACGGCAGTAAAGGCGAGATGATAACCATAAACACCGCGAGCTGTAAGCCGTAAGCTGTCAGCTGTAAGTCGTTGTTGTTTGCAGGCACCGCTTCAGCTGGCGCAAAGCTACCAAGGTTGCCTGTAGTATGGATTCCGGCTCAAGCCCGGAATGACGAACACAAAAAAACCTGCAGACACAAGGCTGTGCCTGCAGGTCATAACGAACTTATAGCTTAAAGCTGATGGCTTACAGCCATGTTTTACCCTTTGTAAATCTTCGGGTTGAACACGTCCCGCAGCCAGTCGCCGAGCAGGTTGATCACCAGCACCAGCACCACCAGATAAATGCCGGGAAAGGCGGTGATCCACCAGGAGCCGGAGAAGATGTAGCTGAAGCCCATGCTGATCAGCGACCCCAGCGAGGGCTTGTCTACCGGCATGCCGAGGCCGAGGAAGGACAGCGCCGCCTCGCTCATGATGGCGTTGGCCACCTGCACCGTGGAGATCACCAGAATCGGCGACAGGCAGTTGGGCAGAATATGGCGGAACATGATGCGCATGGATCTGAAGCCCATCACTCGCGCCGCCTCCACGTATTCCTTTTTCTTCTCGGCGAGTACGGTGGCGCGAATGGTACGGGCATATTGCGGCCATTCGGCCAGCCCGATGATCACCACCAGCATCAGCACCGCATAGCGGGCGTAAAAGTCGGCCCCCAGAGTGGCCTGAAACACCGCCGACACGATAATCGCCACCATCATGGTGGAAAACGACAGCTGAACATCGGCAATGCGCATAAGAAAGTTGTCAATGCGCCCGCCAAAGTAACCGGCGCTCAGCCCCACTACGATGCCAATGGCCAGCTGCAGCGCCACCGCGCCCAGACCGATGATCAGCGACACCCGCGAGCCATAGAGAATGGTGCTGAGAATGTCACGGCCCTGCACGTCCGTGCCCAGCACAAAACGCTCGTCCCCCATGTCCAGCCAGCTCGGCGGCAGCTCGGAGTCGAGAATGTCGATGGTGGCCAGATCATAGGGGTTGTGGGGCGCGATAACCGGCGACAGAAAGGCCGACGCCGCCAGCGCCACAAACACCGCAAAGCTGACCATGGCGACCTTGTCGCGCAGAAAATGATAGAGAAAGTCGGAGCGGCAAAAACGGGCCCAGCGACTCAGTTGAAGTTCGGTGCTCATGCGCTTATCCCTTTGCTGCCAGGTTAACGGTGGGGTTCACCAGGCCGTAGATCAAGTCGACAATGGTGTTGGTCACCACAAAGATAAAGCCCACAAAAATCACGTAGGTGGTGATCAGCGGCGTATCCACCCGGGTAATGGCCTCGAGGAACAGCAGGCCGATACCCGGCCACTGAAACACGGTTTCGGTGAGAATGGTGTAGGCCACCATGGTGCCGATTTGCACCCCACCCACGGTGATCAGCGGCAGCAGGGTGTTTTTGAGCGCATGCACAAACCAGATGCGGTACTTGTCCAGGCCCTTGGCCCAGGCAAATTTCACATATTCGGCACCGAGCTGCTCCAGCATTTCCGAACGCACCAGGCGAATGAACAGCGGCAGCATGATGGACGACAGCGCCATGCTCGGCAAAATCAGATTACGAAAGCCCTGCCAGTTGAACAGCCCCGACTCCCAGCCCAGGGGGCTGGTGAGCTCACCCCGGCCATAGGCGGGCAGCCAGCCCAGCTCGATGGAAAACACATACATCAGCAGAATGGCGGTGAGGAACACCGGCACCGAAATGCCCACTATGCTGACGCCCATAATGATTTTGGACAGCACGGCTCTGGGCTTGATGGCGGAATACACCCCCAGCGGAATGCTCAGGGCAATAATGAGCACGCTGGCGCAGAACACCAGTTCCAGGGTGGCCGGCAGCTTGTCAAAAATCACCTCCAGGGTGGGCTGCTTGAAGAAATAGGAGGTGCCAAAGTCGCCCTGCAGCGCATTGCCCACAAAGCGGCCGTACTTCACCAAAAAGGGATCGTTCAGGCCCATGTCGTCGCGCATCTGCTGACGCACCTCTTCCGACACCGACTGACCCACCAGCTCACGCAGGGGGTCACCCAGATTATCCTGAATCGAGAAGGCCACCAGGCTGATGACAAACATCACCACCAGGGCCTGAAACACCCGTTTAAGCAGAAAAGTGAACATGTTTTAAGTTCCAACTGCGGGATTAGGGATCGGGGATTGGGGACTGGAACAAACCTGGTCCCTAATCCCCAGTCCCGAGTCCCTACCGGTTTATTCGACGACCAGATCACCCAGGTAGGGGAAGTCCATGGCATTCACCACCGCCTCGGCCTGCACTCCGTCACGGGCGCCCCAGGCCAGGTTCTGCCAGTGCAGGGGCACAAAGGCGGCGTCGTCATAGAGCATCTTCTCGGCCTGCTGCAGCATGCTTTCACGCCTGGCGCCGTCGGTTTCCAGGTTGGCCTCCTCGATCAACTTGTCGAGCGCCGGGTTGGAATAGTGGCCGCAGTTATACTGGCCCCGACCGGTTTCCTCGTTGCGGGTCATGGTGAGGAACTCCGAGAAGTTGGCGGTATCCTCGGTGTCGGAGTGCCAGCCAATCATCAGCATGTCGGCGGCGCACTTGTCGAACTCGGGCCAGTACTGGGCCACCGGCATGGTTTTAAGCTCAACGTCGATGTTGATGCGGGCCAGCATGGCCTTGACCGCCTCGGCAATGCGGTAGTCGTTCACATAGCGGTTGTTGGGGGCGATCATGCTGAGCTTGAAGCCGTCCTTGTAACCCGCTTCCGCCATCAGCGCCTTGGCCTTGTCCAGATCATAAAGCGGCACCAGCTCCGGGTTGTGGCCCACATAACCGGCGGGGGCCTGCTGCCCGGCGGTGGTGGCAAAGCCACGCATAATGCGCTTGACGATGCCTTCCTGGTTGATGGCGTAGTTCACCGCCTGACGAACGCGCACGTCGCGGAACGGCTCAAAACGGTCCTGATTGAGCTGGAAGGTAATAATACGGGTGCCCGGCTCGGTGATCAGCTTCACCCCGCCGGCGGACTCTACCCGCTTGTGATCGTTGGGCGACACCGGTTTGATAAAGTCCACGTCGCCGGCCAGCAGCGCCGCCACCCGGGTGGCGTCTTCCTTGATCGGCACCAGGGTCATGTTGTCCACGTTGCCGGGCGAGGTTTTATCCCAGTAATCGGCGTTGCGCTCATACTCCACCTTGACCCCCTGCTGGCGGAATTTCAGCCTGAACGGACCGGTGCCCGACGGATTGGTGGAGGCAAAGGAGCTGCCGTGCTTGACCACTTCGGCCTTGTTCTTGCCGTCTGCGGTGGTGCCGGTGTAGAACCTGGAGTCCATCGGGAACAGATAGGTCACCGTGTTCAGCACCAGCGGGAACGGGCCCTTGGTCACCAGATCCACCGTATGATCATCCACCTTTTTCGCTTCGGCAAAGGGCTCGAAAATGGCCTTGAAGTCGGGCGAGGTTTTCAGGCGGTTGAAAGTCCAGACGACGTCATCGGCGGTAAACTCGTTGCCGCTGTGAAACTTCACCCCCTGGCGCAGGTAAAAGCGCATGGTGTTTTCATCCACCCGTTCCCACTTTTCCGCCAGTCTGGGCTCAAACTGAAAATCCTTGGTCCAGCGCACCAGGGGGTCGAACACCAGGTGCGACATTTCCAGGGTAGCACCGGAAAGCTGCTCGTGCGGATCCATCGACACCGGATCGGCGTCGTAGGCAATGGTGATGTCGGCGGCCTGCACACTGAAGGCGAAACCGGCAGCCACCAGGGCGGCGGCGATTTTGTTGAGTCCTTTTTTCATGTAGCACTCCATTTACGGGGTTAATGTTGGCCTTGCGCCTGTTGCGAAATATCCAGTCCTTCCCGGGACATGCCCCTGAACTCGGGCATCAGGGAAATCAGCGAGCGGCTGTAAGGATCTGCCGCTCCGGTAAAGAGTTGCTCGGTGGGCGCCACCTCCACCAGGGTGCCCTTTTTCATTACCCCGATGCGATCGCACATCTGCCGGATCACCGGCAGATCGTGGCTGATAAACAGCATGGTGAGCCTGAGCTCGTCCTGCAGATCCTTGAGCAGGTTGAGGATCTGCGCCTGCACCGACACATCCAGCGCCGAGGTGGGCTCGTCGCAGATCAGCAGCCGCGGCCGGGTAGCCAGGGCGCGGGCAATGGAGATGCGCTGGCGCTGACCGCCGGAAAACTCGTGAGGAAATTTCACCCCGGCGGACCGGCCCAGTCCCACATAGTCGAGCAGATCGGCCACAATGCCGCGGATCTGCGCCTCATTCTCGGCCAGACCGTGAAAGCGAATGGGCTCGGCGATAATGTCTGCCACCCGCATACGCGGATTGAGGGACGAATAGGGATTCTGAAACACCATCTGCATCTGCCGGCGCAGCGGGCGGCGCTCCTGCTCGGTTCTGATGGCGGTGAGTTCGATGCCCTCGAACCAGATGCTGCCGCTGTCGGGCGGATACAGGCCGGTGATGGCCCGGGCGATGGTGGACTTGC
The Oceanimonas pelagia genome window above contains:
- a CDS encoding ABC transporter substrate-binding protein; translated protein: MKKGLNKIAAALVAAGFAFSVQAADITIAYDADPVSMDPHEQLSGATLEMSHLVFDPLVRWTKDFQFEPRLAEKWERVDENTMRFYLRQGVKFHSGNEFTADDVVWTFNRLKTSPDFKAIFEPFAEAKKVDDHTVDLVTKGPFPLVLNTVTYLFPMDSRFYTGTTADGKNKAEVVKHGSSFASTNPSGTGPFRLKFRQQGVKVEYERNADYWDKTSPGNVDNMTLVPIKEDATRVAALLAGDVDFIKPVSPNDHKRVESAGGVKLITEPGTRIITFQLNQDRFEPFRDVRVRQAVNYAINQEGIVKRIMRGFATTAGQQAPAGYVGHNPELVPLYDLDKAKALMAEAGYKDGFKLSMIAPNNRYVNDYRIAEAVKAMLARINIDVELKTMPVAQYWPEFDKCAADMLMIGWHSDTEDTANFSEFLTMTRNEETGRGQYNCGHYSNPALDKLIEEANLETDGARRESMLQQAEKMLYDDAAFVPLHWQNLAWGARDGVQAEAVVNAMDFPYLGDLVVE
- a CDS encoding ABC transporter permease, which codes for MFTFLLKRVFQALVVMFVISLVAFSIQDNLGDPLRELVGQSVSEEVRQQMRDDMGLNDPFLVKYGRFVGNALQGDFGTSYFFKQPTLEVIFDKLPATLELVFCASVLIIALSIPLGVYSAIKPRAVLSKIIMGVSIVGISVPVFLTAILLMYVFSIELGWLPAYGRGELTSPLGWESGLFNWQGFRNLILPSMALSSIMLPLFIRLVRSEMLEQLGAEYVKFAWAKGLDKYRIWFVHALKNTLLPLITVGGVQIGTMVAYTILTETVFQWPGIGLLFLEAITRVDTPLITTYVIFVGFIFVVTNTIVDLIYGLVNPTVNLAAKG
- a CDS encoding ABC transporter permease — translated: MSTELQLSRWARFCRSDFLYHFLRDKVAMVSFAVFVALAASAFLSPVIAPHNPYDLATIDILDSELPPSWLDMGDERFVLGTDVQGRDILSTILYGSRVSLIIGLGAVALQLAIGIVVGLSAGYFGGRIDNFLMRIADVQLSFSTMMVAIIVSAVFQATLGADFYARYAVLMLVVIIGLAEWPQYARTIRATVLAEKKKEYVEAARVMGFRSMRIMFRHILPNCLSPILVISTVQVANAIMSEAALSFLGLGMPVDKPSLGSLISMGFSYIFSGSWWITAFPGIYLVVLVLVINLLGDWLRDVFNPKIYKG